The Geothrix sp. DNA segment TGCCCAGGGCCATGGCCTCGGGCCAGGTCACGGAGCCCAGGTGCCCGGTCACCTTGAGCCCCCGGGCGTGGGCGGCCTGGATGGCCGCGCCGAGGTCGGCCCGGCGGATGTTCATGTAGGCCTTGAAGGAGGTGACGCCCGCATCGGCCCAGAAGTCCACGAAGCGCCGGGCCTCCTCGGGGCTCTGCAGGGCGTGCATCTGGGGCGTCATGGGCTCCAGGCCCTCGAGGTAGGGGCCCGTCACGTCCATCTTCGGACCGGGCATGAGGCCCGCGTCGATCTGCCGCTTGATGTTGAGGTCCGTGTAGGGCTCCAGGCTGCCGGTGGTGCGGATGGTGGTGATGCCGCAGGCCAGGTAGAGGCGCGGGGCCGAGTAGGCGATCTCGGCGAAGAGCCGCCCGGGCGGCACCGCCGCGCCTTTCTCATCGCTGTGGATCGAGTGGGTGTAGAAGAGGTGGTTGTGCATGCCCACCAGGCCCGGCAGTACGGTGTGGCCGGTGAGGTCGATCACCTGGGCGTCCTTGGGGGGCGTCAGGGCGGCGGCGGGCCCCATGGCTTCGATGCAGCCTCCGCGGAGGATCAGCACCTGGTCCTCGCGGGCGGGCGCCCCTGTGCCATCCACCACCCGGGCATGCACCAGGGCCACCACCGGCGCGTCGACCTTGAGGAACTGACGGACTTCGGTGGAGGGCGCGGCCACCGTCTGGGCGCCCAGCCGGACTGCCAGGACCACGGCCAGGACAGTGATGCGTCTGCAGGGGGACATGCAACCTCCCGTGATCGTGAGTGCCAAGCTACCAGGGAATCCGGCAGGGGGCCGGCAAGGACCTGCCCATCAGACCTGCAGCCGCAGGCCCGCCAGGCGCCAGGCTTCGGCCAGGTCGCCGGTGGCGAGGGCCTGGTGGATGGCATGGTCGAGGCCCGCGGGGGCGATGGGATCGCCGGGCTTCCGCCTTGCCGCCGAAAGATCTGGCAGGACCGGGCTGTTCGCCAGCTGCCCCAGGTCGTTGCCGGTGAGGACGCGGCTCGCCTTCAGGGGGGCGGGCAGGGCATCGTAGCCGATGGGTCGGCTGGCCGGCTTGGGCACTTCGAACACCGCGGCGCCGCTGGCCCGGGTGTAGAAGGCACCGCCGTTTCGGCCCACCAGGTCGAGGGCATCGGGATGGAGGATGCCATCCACGAAGCAGTCCTCGCGCACGTGGAAGGCCAGCACCTCGCCGATGAGCATCAAGCCCGAGCCCGGACCTGCGCCCAGTTCCACGACCTGCTTCAGCCGGCACTCCATCTGGAAAGGGCTTTCGCCCACCAGCGCGGGTTCCACGAAGCGCGCGGGGACCGGCGTCAGCCCGCACTTGGGGAACTCGTCCACGCCATCGGGCCACTCGGCGCTGGCCACGTTCATCGGGTGCAGCATGGCGTGGCTCACGGCGGCGATGACGAACTCCCCCGTGGCCACGGCGTTCAGGTAGGTGTGCTTCACCGTGCCATCGCGGCCGCGGCGGTTGGGCGCGAAGGCCACCGTGGGCGGGTTCGAGCCGAAGGCGTTGAAGAAGCTGAAGGGGGAGAGGTTCCGCACGCCCTTGGCGCTGATGGTGCTGGCCAGCGCGATGGGGCGCGGCGCCACGCCGCCGCAGAGCAGGGCGTTGGTTTCGATGGGACTGAGGTCCCCGGGGAGGATGGTGCGGTGGCTCACGGCTTTCCGAAGGACACGGTCTTGCGGCCCGCGTCCGTCTCCTTCAGGAAGCGGATGAGACCCCGGTTGTAGGTGGCCTGGTCGTCCCACATGGCCATGTGGCTGCCTCCGGGGCAGAGCAGGAAGCTGCCGTGCTGCACCTGGCCTGCGACCCACTTCATGTGGGCGGGATCCATGGTGTCGTGGGTGCCGCCGATGACCAGGGTGGGCATGGCGAGCTTCGGCAGGTCTGCCTTGCGGTCCCATTTCTCCAGGCGGCCCGAGGCGCCGAACTCGCTGGGCCCCTGCATGAGCACGTAGATCTCCTTGTTGGCCCGGGCGGCGGCGCGGTTGAAGGCATCGGGCCACTCCGGCAGGCGGCAGAGGTGCTTGGCGTAGAAGTGCGGGATGAGCAGCTCCATGTAGCGGGGGCTTTCATACTGGCCCTGGGCCTCCAGCTCCTTCACCTCCTTCACCACGGCTGGATCCATGCCCTTGGCCAGCACGTCCTCCGCATAGCGGTTGTAGTCGGGGATGCTCATCATCATGTTCGAGATGACCAGGCCCTTGAGGTTCACGCCGTACTTCAGCGCGTATTCCACGGCGAGGATGCCGCCCCAGGAGTGGCCCAGCAGGTAGAAGTCGTCCTTGTTCAGGCCCAGGGCCAGGCGCACCTGCTCGACCTCTTCCACGAAGCGCTCCGTGGTCCAGAGGTCCTTGTCCTTGGGCTGGTCCGAGAAGGCGCTGCCCAGCTGGTCGTAGTAGATGAACTCGATGCCCTCGGCGGGCAGATAGCCCTCCAGCGATTCGAAGTATTCATGCGTGAAGCCCGGGCCGCCATGGAGCAGCAGCAGCTTGATGCGCGGGTTGTGGCCGAAGCGCTTGGTCCACACCTTGAACTCGCCCTTGGGCGTCTTGATGGGAATGAGCTTCACGCCGCCCTCGCGGACCTTCGAGGCGTCCGCAAAGTAGGACTTGAGCGTCGGTGCGGCCTTCTGCGCGGCGGCCGGGATGGCGCCGAAGAGCGACGCGAGGACGAAACACAGGACTCGGCGCATGGATACCTCGGGATGGGAAGGCAGTCTTACCGGGAAGGTGCCGCTGCGGCAAGGGGCGCCGTGCGCACCACCACGCCGCCCTTCACGACGGTCTGGAGGCGCTGCAGCGCCGTGATGTCCTTCAGCGGGTTTTCCGGCAGCGCCACGAGGTCGGCGTGGGCGCCAGCCCCCAGGTGGCCCAGCTCCTTCACGCCCAGCAGGTCGGCGGCCACGACCGTGGCGGACTGGATGGCCTGCAGGGGCGTCATGCCGCGTTCCACCATGAGGGCCAGCTCCCGGGCGGGATTCTCGGTCCAGGGGAAGGCGCCGATGTCGCTGCCGAGGGCGATCTTCACGCCTTTGGCCAAGCCTTTCCGGAAGGCCGCGGCGAGGATCTCCGGATATTTCTTCCCGAGCGGGCCGCGCCCTTCGGCGACCCAGATCCCGGCGTAGATCGTGGGGCACCAGAACGTGCCCTGCTTCACGGCGCGGTCGAGCAGCTCCTCGGTGAAGCCATCGGCGTGTTCCAGGGTGTCGAAGCCCGCGGTGAGGGCCGCGTCGATGCCGTCCCAGCCCTTCACGTGGGCCGAGGTGCGCTTGCCCAGCCGATGCGCTTCGTCCACGAAGGCCTTCAGCTCCTCGGGCCGATAGTTGGTGAGGGAGCGCAGGCGGCCATCGGCACCCTGGGTGATGGCGCGATCCACGTAGACCTTCACCCAGTCGGCGCCGCGCCGGACCTCGTCCCGCACGGCCACGCGGATGGCCTCCACGCCATCGACCACGCGCACGCCCGAGGGCAGGTCCAGCTCCCAGGCGTAGTTCTGCAGCGGGTAGGTGCCCGTGGCGGAGAAGGCCTTCCCCGCCACGAACAGCCGGGGACCGGGTACCACGCCGGCCTCGATGGCCCGCTTGAGGTCCACATCGGCGTAGCCCGCGCCTTCGCTGCCCAGGTCGCGCATGGCGGTGAAACCCCACATCAGGGCCGCTCGCGCGGAGGCCGCCGCGCGCAGGGTCCGGTAGGGCACGCTCTCCTTGAGGATCTGATCGGCGTAGTCCTGGCTGAAGCGGTTGCCCTGCAGCAGCACGTGGGTGTGGGCCTCGATGAGGCCCGGCAGCACGAACTGGTCCGAGAGATCCAGGATCGTCGTCCCCTTCGGCGCACTGGCCGAGACCTGGCCCCAGGGTCCGCTGGCGGTGATGCGGCCCTCCTGCACCAGCAGGCCCTGATCGGTGAGGAGCTGGCCGGTCCGGACATCCAGCAGGCGGCCCGCGCGGACCAGCGAGGGCGACTGGGCGGCCAAGGCGACGCCCACGAGGAGGCCAAGCAGGTGACGAAGGGCGGGGATCCGGTTCATGCGGCCATGATGGTCCCGGAACGGGTCCGCAGGCAATGATCCTTGTGGGGCGGGGTCAGTCCCCGGCTTCCCCCGCGGGCGTGCCTGCATAGAGGTCGGGCAGCACGCCACCCACCAGGTGCGGCGGCATGCCCTCCAACCGCTCGGGGGCATGGACGATGGTGTTCACCAGGCGGCCCAGCCCCTCGATGTCCATGACCACTTCGTCCCCGGCCTTGAGCCAGAGGTTGTCCGTGACCTTCGAGCCGTTCAGCTCCAGCAGGCAGCCCGTCCCCACGGTGCCGCTGCCGATGACTTCGCCGGCCTGCATCTGGATGCCGTAGCTGGTGCGCTGGAGGATCTGGGCGAAGGTCCAGTTCATGCTGTCGGCATTCCCATTCGACAGTCGGTGTCCATTCACGTCGCAGGTCATGGCGGCGTGGAGGATCTCGCCCTTTGGCGTCCGCTCCAGCTTCAGCTCGTCCTTGGTGACCAGCCACGGACCCAGGCTGGTGGCGAAGTCCTTGCCCTTGCAGGGGCCCAGGGACAGCTTCATCTCCTCCATCTGGAGCATGCGGGCGCTCCAGTCGTTCATCACCATGTAGCCGAAGATGGCGGCGTCGGCCTCCTCCAGGGTGGCGTTCTTCAAGGGCCGCCCGGTGACGATGGCGACCTCCAGCTCGAAGTCGAGGCGCGTGAGGTGGTGGTCCTGCACCAGCACTTCGCCGGGCCCAGTGACGGCCAGGTGATTGGTGAAGTAGGTGACGGGGAAGAGGTCGAACTCGGGGATCATCTCCAGCCCGCGGTTGCGCCGCGCCGTGGCCACGTGCTGGCGGAAGGCGTAGCCATCGCGCATGGAGACGGGGCGGGGGATGGGTGCCAGCAGGTGGATCCTGGCGGGGTCGACCAGGGCCGTCGCAGGGGGGGCGGACGCCAGGGCCCGGACGTGGGGCATCAGCTCGTCCTGCCGCCGGATGAGGGTGAGCATGTCCACGGCCAGGCGGGGCTCGGCGGCGGCGAAATCGAGGATGCGGCCATCCGCCACCACGGCACCGATCTTCTCCGTGCCAGCCTGCAGAAAGGTCACCAGCTTCATCGCGTGCTCCAGGGCAAAAACCCAGTGTAAGCCTGGAAAAAACATGACTCAGGCATCGTGATTCATGGGCCGGAAACCCGTGCTTTCACCCCCGGGGTACACTTGCCGATGCGCACCCGCTCCCTCCTCATCAGCCTCCTTCTTCCCCTGGCCGCCATGACCCAATCCGCCACGGAACCCGCACGGATGAAGCCCTCCCACGTGGCGCACCTGCGATTGGGGCAGATGCAGGTCTGGGTTCTCCAGGACGGGCGGCTTTCCCTGGAGGCCTCCCTGCTCAAGGACATCGGTCCCGCCGAGGCGCGCCGGATGCTGGGCGGGCAGGAGGCTGCGGTGACGCCCGTGAACGCCTTCCTGGTGCGGCTGTCCGGGAAGACCGTGCTCGTGGACACGGGCATGGGAAAGGACCCTGACGAGGACTCGGGCCACCTGGCGGAGCAGCTGGAGGCCGCAGGCGTGCAGCCCGGCGAGATCGATCTGATCCTCATCACGCACTACCACTTCGACCACATCGGGGGCCTGCTGAAGACCGATGGGACGCGGGCCTTCCCCCACGCGCAGCTGTGCGTGCCCCGGAGCGAACACGACTTCTGGCTCCAGGAACCCTCCAGGCTGCCCGAGCGGCTGCGGGGCCGGATCCCGAAACTCAAGGCCCTCTTTGCCGTCTACGAAGGGGCCCGCGCTCTCCGCGCCTTCGAGGACGGCGTGGAACTGGCGCCGGGCCTCCGCGCCATGGCGGCCCACGGCCACGCGGGCGGCCACACGGCCTACGCCTTCACGTCTGAAGGACACGAACTCTGGTGCATCGGCGACCTCATCCACTTCGGCGCGGTGCAGTTCGAAAGGCCGGAGGTGGGAATCTCCTACGACCTGGAGGGCCGCAAGGCCGTGGAAACCCGTCGGAGCTTCTTCCAGCGGGCCGCGCACTCCAAGGTGGTGCTGGCGGGCGCCCACCTGCCGCGGCTGGTGGGGATCGAAGCGAAGGGCGCCGGATACGTGGCCGTGCCTGTTCTCCAGTAAAGGGTCTGGACCTCAGCGGGACAGCAGGTCCGCCAGGGTTTCCGCGGCTTCCCGGATCCTCGCAGGCGGCGTGTTCAGCGGCGGCATCAGGTACAGGCAGTCGCCGATGGGCCGCACCAGCAGGCCGTGGTCGAGGGCTTGGCGGTGCAGGCGCCAGCCGAAGCGGGCCTCGGGATCGTGGGGCTTGCCCGTGGCGGGATCCACCAGACGGCAGGCCCCGATGGTGCCCAGCACCCGCGCCTGCCGCACGGCTGGATGGGTGGACAGGGTCGTGAAGGCATCCGTCATCGCGGTGTGAAGGGTCGCGGCGCTGGCCATCACCGGCTCGTCGTCGAAGAGCGCCAGGCTGGCGCAGGCCACGGCGCAGGCCGTGGGATTGGCGGTGTAGCTGTGGCCGTGGAGGAAAGCGCGGCCCGAGGCGGGCTCGCCCCAGAACTGCCCGTAGAGGGCCTCCGTGGCCCAGGTCATGGAGAGCGGCAGCGTGCCACCCGTGAGGCCCTTGGAGAGGCAGAGGAGATCCGGCGCGACGGTTGCCTGTTCGCAGGCCAGGAAGGTGCCGGTGCGGCCGAAGCCCGTGGCCACCTCGTCGAGGATGAGGTAGACGCCATGGGCATCGCACTGGGCGCGCAGCTCCTGCAGCAGCTCTGGCGGCCACATGCGCATGCCCCCGGCGCACTGGATGAGCGGCTCCGCGATGAAGGCGGCGAGACGTCCGCCATGCAAATGGAAGAAGGCCTGGATTTCTTCCCGTGCGGCGTCCAGCCGCGCGGGCCAGCCCGCGAGATCGGGGTGGATGTCCCGCCGGGGATCCTCCGGCACCTCCAGCCGGTCGCAAGCCAGCAGCAGCGGGCTGAACAGCCCCGTCATAAAGTTCTCCAGCTCGCCCACGCCCACGGCGCCCAGGGTGTCGCCGTGGTAGCCGCCGCGCAGGGCGCCGAAGCGGGCGCGGCCCTGCTCGCCCCGCTGCAGCTGGGCCTGGAAGGCCATCTTCAGGGCCACCTCCACGGCAGTGCTGCCGTCGTCTGAGAAAAAGGCCCGGGTGAGGTTCGCGGGCAGCTTGGGGCGCAGCCGGGCCACCAGCTCCAGGGCGGGCTTGTGGGTGAAGCCCGCGAACATCGCGTGGTCGAGCTTCGCGGCCTGGCGCTCCAGCGCGCTCACCAGCCGGGGATGGCCGTGCCCATGCAGGCAGGTCCACCAGCTGGAGATGCCGTCCAGCACGCGCTCGCCGTTGGCCAGCAGGAGGTCGCAGCCCTCGCCGCCGACGACGGGAATAGGCGGATCTGCCTCGTGGACCTTCATCTGCGTGAAGGGATGCCAGACATGGGCGCGGTCCAGGATCAGGCGGTCGGACCAGTCGGGGGGCAGGGGCGTGGGCATGCCCTCAGTCTAGGACGTGGACCGGCACCGGCAGGAACCCCCGCAGCGCCGCGGCGTTTGCTTCCGCCACCTCGGGCGCCGTTCCATCGGCGCCGGGATTGAGCAGCACCGCCTCGATGCGCCAGCCCCGCAGCATGAGGGCCTCGGCCGAGAGCAGGGTGTGGTTGAGGGTGCCAAGGCCGCCCAGGGCCACCAGCAGGCAGGGGGTCTTCTGGTCCGTGGCCCAGGCCAGGAAGTGGGTGGATGGGGCCAGGGGCACCATGAGGCCGCCCACGCCCTCCAGCAGCACGCGGCCGGCGAAGGGCCGCTGGCACCACCGGGCTGCGGCCTCGAGGTCGAGGCTGCGGCCTTCCAGCTGGGCCGCGGCCAGGGGCGCGAGAGGGGCCTTCAGCACGAGGTGGCTTTCGGTGATGATCCCGGGTCCACCCACGGCGGAGGCATCGGCCTCCGGGTGGTCGGCCCGGTCCACACCGGTCTGGAAGGGCTTGCGGTAGGCCACGGGGCCGAGCCCTGCCCAGGCCCGGGCCAGCCGGGCGGCGACATGGGTCTTCCCCACCCCCGTGCCGGTGCCGAGCACCCACAGGGGACTGGGGAGGGCGTCCGGGCTTAGCATGGCGGGGCCTGCGTTTCGGCGTCCGGCTACTTCTTCAGCTGGCTGAGCATCTGGCGGGCCTGGGCGGCCTGCTCGCTGCCCGGGGCGAGGGCGATGACCTTGTTCCAGGCCTTCGTGGCCTCATCCGGCTTGTGGAGGTCGGCGGAGTACACCACGCCCATGTTGAAGAGGCTCTGGACATGGTTCGGGTCCAGCTTGTTCGCCTTCTGGAAGTTCGCCAGCGCCTTGTCGAACTGGCCGAGGTCACGGTACATCACGCCCTGGTCGGTGAGGACGTTCGGCTCGTCGGGCTTGAGGGCCAGGCCCTTGGCGTAGGCATCCACGGCCTTCTGGTGCTGGTGGGCGTCGAAGTACTCGTTGCCGAGGGAGAACCAGGCCGCGACGTTCTTG contains these protein-coding regions:
- a CDS encoding MBL fold metallo-hydrolase gives rise to the protein MRTRSLLISLLLPLAAMTQSATEPARMKPSHVAHLRLGQMQVWVLQDGRLSLEASLLKDIGPAEARRMLGGQEAAVTPVNAFLVRLSGKTVLVDTGMGKDPDEDSGHLAEQLEAAGVQPGEIDLILITHYHFDHIGGLLKTDGTRAFPHAQLCVPRSEHDFWLQEPSRLPERLRGRIPKLKALFAVYEGARALRAFEDGVELAPGLRAMAAHGHAGGHTAYAFTSEGHELWCIGDLIHFGAVQFERPEVGISYDLEGRKAVETRRSFFQRAAHSKVVLAGAHLPRLVGIEAKGAGYVAVPVLQ
- a CDS encoding amidohydrolase family protein, giving the protein MSPCRRITVLAVVLAVRLGAQTVAAPSTEVRQFLKVDAPVVALVHARVVDGTGAPAREDQVLILRGGCIEAMGPAAALTPPKDAQVIDLTGHTVLPGLVGMHNHLFYTHSIHSDEKGAAVPPGRLFAEIAYSAPRLYLACGITTIRTTGSLEPYTDLNIKRQIDAGLMPGPKMDVTGPYLEGLEPMTPQMHALQSPEEARRFVDFWADAGVTSFKAYMNIRRADLGAAIQAAHARGLKVTGHLGSVTWPEAMALGIDDFEHGPVYTDTEFAPDKKPDVGPPVSASWGSWLKVDVGGPEVQKLIRDLVAKRVAVTSTLPVFELGVPGRPPLQARMLAAMSAESKASYLAARGRVKVVANGMAEQLLKKEMAFELAFVKAGGLLLAGPDPTGAGGVLPGFGDQRELELLVEAGFTPVEAIRIYSANGAAFLGRLDRIGTLAPGKQADLVVVKGDPSRNIADVENVVTVFKDGLGYDSARLIESVRGHVGIR
- the bioA gene encoding adenosylmethionine--8-amino-7-oxononanoate transaminase encodes the protein MPTPLPPDWSDRLILDRAHVWHPFTQMKVHEADPPIPVVGGEGCDLLLANGERVLDGISSWWTCLHGHGHPRLVSALERQAAKLDHAMFAGFTHKPALELVARLRPKLPANLTRAFFSDDGSTAVEVALKMAFQAQLQRGEQGRARFGALRGGYHGDTLGAVGVGELENFMTGLFSPLLLACDRLEVPEDPRRDIHPDLAGWPARLDAAREEIQAFFHLHGGRLAAFIAEPLIQCAGGMRMWPPELLQELRAQCDAHGVYLILDEVATGFGRTGTFLACEQATVAPDLLCLSKGLTGGTLPLSMTWATEALYGQFWGEPASGRAFLHGHSYTANPTACAVACASLALFDDEPVMASAATLHTAMTDAFTTLSTHPAVRQARVLGTIGACRLVDPATGKPHDPEARFGWRLHRQALDHGLLVRPIGDCLYLMPPLNTPPARIREAAETLADLLSR
- a CDS encoding tetratricopeptide repeat protein, which codes for MNRNIMFALAGGLAAGFLAGYFVFGGESHDGARPVVAAPTGPIMPAPSLGGGTAPGAAPGAMPAGPVLPSAEVQARITRLEATVLAEPKNVAAWFSLGNEYFDAHQHQKAVDAYAKGLALKPDEPNVLTDQGVMYRDLGQFDKALANFQKANKLDPNHVQSLFNMGVVYSADLHKPDEATKAWNKVIALAPGSEQAAQARQMLSQLKK
- the bioD gene encoding dethiobiotin synthase, whose amino-acid sequence is MLSPDALPSPLWVLGTGTGVGKTHVAARLARAWAGLGPVAYRKPFQTGVDRADHPEADASAVGGPGIITESHLVLKAPLAPLAAAQLEGRSLDLEAAARWCQRPFAGRVLLEGVGGLMVPLAPSTHFLAWATDQKTPCLLVALGGLGTLNHTLLSAEALMLRGWRIEAVLLNPGADGTAPEVAEANAAALRGFLPVPVHVLD
- a CDS encoding proline iminopeptidase-family hydrolase, whose product is MRRVLCFVLASLFGAIPAAAQKAAPTLKSYFADASKVREGGVKLIPIKTPKGEFKVWTKRFGHNPRIKLLLLHGGPGFTHEYFESLEGYLPAEGIEFIYYDQLGSAFSDQPKDKDLWTTERFVEEVEQVRLALGLNKDDFYLLGHSWGGILAVEYALKYGVNLKGLVISNMMMSIPDYNRYAEDVLAKGMDPAVVKEVKELEAQGQYESPRYMELLIPHFYAKHLCRLPEWPDAFNRAAARANKEIYVLMQGPSEFGASGRLEKWDRKADLPKLAMPTLVIGGTHDTMDPAHMKWVAGQVQHGSFLLCPGGSHMAMWDDQATYNRGLIRFLKETDAGRKTVSFGKP
- a CDS encoding flavin reductase family protein, with the translated sequence MSHRTILPGDLSPIETNALLCGGVAPRPIALASTISAKGVRNLSPFSFFNAFGSNPPTVAFAPNRRGRDGTVKHTYLNAVATGEFVIAAVSHAMLHPMNVASAEWPDGVDEFPKCGLTPVPARFVEPALVGESPFQMECRLKQVVELGAGPGSGLMLIGEVLAFHVREDCFVDGILHPDALDLVGRNGGAFYTRASGAAVFEVPKPASRPIGYDALPAPLKASRVLTGNDLGQLANSPVLPDLSAARRKPGDPIAPAGLDHAIHQALATGDLAEAWRLAGLRLQV
- a CDS encoding metal-dependent hydrolase family protein, with amino-acid sequence MNRIPALRHLLGLLVGVALAAQSPSLVRAGRLLDVRTGQLLTDQGLLVQEGRITASGPWGQVSASAPKGTTILDLSDQFVLPGLIEAHTHVLLQGNRFSQDYADQILKESVPYRTLRAAASARAALMWGFTAMRDLGSEGAGYADVDLKRAIEAGVVPGPRLFVAGKAFSATGTYPLQNYAWELDLPSGVRVVDGVEAIRVAVRDEVRRGADWVKVYVDRAITQGADGRLRSLTNYRPEELKAFVDEAHRLGKRTSAHVKGWDGIDAALTAGFDTLEHADGFTEELLDRAVKQGTFWCPTIYAGIWVAEGRGPLGKKYPEILAAAFRKGLAKGVKIALGSDIGAFPWTENPARELALMVERGMTPLQAIQSATVVAADLLGVKELGHLGAGAHADLVALPENPLKDITALQRLQTVVKGGVVVRTAPLAAAAPSR
- a CDS encoding fumarylacetoacetate hydrolase family protein, which encodes MKLVTFLQAGTEKIGAVVADGRILDFAAAEPRLAVDMLTLIRRQDELMPHVRALASAPPATALVDPARIHLLAPIPRPVSMRDGYAFRQHVATARRNRGLEMIPEFDLFPVTYFTNHLAVTGPGEVLVQDHHLTRLDFELEVAIVTGRPLKNATLEEADAAIFGYMVMNDWSARMLQMEEMKLSLGPCKGKDFATSLGPWLVTKDELKLERTPKGEILHAAMTCDVNGHRLSNGNADSMNWTFAQILQRTSYGIQMQAGEVIGSGTVGTGCLLELNGSKVTDNLWLKAGDEVVMDIEGLGRLVNTIVHAPERLEGMPPHLVGGVLPDLYAGTPAGEAGD